One genomic segment of Egibacteraceae bacterium includes these proteins:
- the tatC gene encoding twin-arginine translocase subunit TatC, giving the protein MTATATPRDAGGDSAPPAPGEMTLFEHLNELRSRLFKSAVAVVLGFLVGFLFRHQVFSVLIRPYCELDPALRAGSQIFDAERCQLIVTEPLAMFFLSLKAAAVVAVVLAAPYVCYQIWRFVTPGLEPVERKYALPFVVISQLLFVGGAVFSYIVIPRGLEFLLSLAGEDVVALLDANAYLGFMLQVMISFGLAFEFPLVLVMLSLMGVVTAASLRRWRRHALFGTFVAAAIITPTQDPLTMALMAAPLVAFYELSILVARYVERRRRRQEALSSA; this is encoded by the coding sequence ATGACCGCGACCGCGACGCCACGCGACGCGGGGGGTGACAGCGCGCCGCCGGCCCCCGGCGAGATGACGCTGTTCGAGCACCTCAACGAGCTGCGCTCACGCCTGTTCAAGTCCGCCGTGGCCGTCGTGCTCGGCTTCCTCGTCGGGTTCCTCTTCCGCCACCAGGTCTTCTCGGTCCTCATCAGGCCCTACTGCGAGCTCGACCCGGCGCTGCGGGCCGGCTCGCAGATCTTTGACGCCGAGCGTTGCCAGCTCATCGTGACCGAGCCGCTCGCGATGTTCTTCCTCAGCCTGAAGGCCGCGGCGGTCGTGGCCGTCGTGCTCGCCGCCCCCTACGTGTGCTACCAGATCTGGCGCTTCGTCACGCCGGGGCTCGAGCCCGTCGAGCGCAAGTACGCCCTGCCCTTCGTCGTGATCAGCCAGCTGCTGTTCGTCGGCGGTGCGGTGTTCAGCTACATCGTGATCCCCCGCGGCCTCGAGTTCCTGCTGTCGCTCGCCGGCGAGGACGTCGTCGCGCTGCTCGACGCGAACGCCTATCTCGGGTTCATGCTCCAGGTCATGATCAGCTTCGGGCTTGCGTTCGAGTTTCCCCTCGTGCTCGTCATGCTGTCGCTCATGGGCGTGGTGACCGCTGCGTCCCTCCGGCGCTGGCGCCGCCACGCGCTGTTCGGCACCTTCGTGGCCGCGGCGATCATCACGCCGACCCAGGACCCGCTGACCATGGCGCTGATGGCCGCCCCGCTCGTGGCGTTCTACGAGCTGTCCATCCTCGTCGCCCGCTACGTCGAGCGCCGCCGCCGGCGCCAGGAGGCGCTCAGCTCCGCGTGA